From the Synechococcus sp. HK01-R genome, one window contains:
- the ccsB gene encoding c-type cytochrome biogenesis protein CcsB — protein MPILDAALHEPVLLLGLIAFALLLIALPWAFWALSSGRSSGAVRTLVALANLAFTAQLVLRWWQSGHFPISNLYESLCFLAWACTLTQLLVERAWASPLVAAAATPMGLGCVAFASFALPDRLQEASPLVPALRSSWLVMHVSVIMVSYAALLVGSLLSLAVLFVDRGDALELRSSSIGSGGFRRAALQGPDGAALAVGDLQLSSVAFSRIEQLDSLSYRTITVGFLLLTVGIISGAVWANEAWGSWWSWDPKETWALICWLVYAAYLHTRLSRGWQGRRPALVAAVGLVVIVVCYIGVNLLGIGLHSYGWFFGS, from the coding sequence ATGCCCATCCTGGATGCCGCCTTGCATGAGCCCGTGTTGCTGCTGGGGCTCATCGCCTTCGCTCTGTTGCTCATTGCTCTTCCCTGGGCGTTTTGGGCTCTGTCTTCCGGGCGTAGCTCAGGAGCTGTGCGAACTCTGGTGGCTCTTGCCAATCTCGCCTTCACAGCCCAACTGGTTCTGCGTTGGTGGCAGTCAGGGCACTTTCCGATCAGCAACCTTTACGAATCTCTCTGTTTCCTGGCCTGGGCTTGCACCCTTACGCAGTTGCTCGTGGAGCGCGCTTGGGCTTCTCCCCTGGTGGCTGCAGCGGCCACACCAATGGGGCTCGGCTGCGTTGCATTCGCCAGTTTTGCTCTGCCAGATCGGCTTCAGGAAGCATCCCCTCTGGTGCCTGCGCTCCGCTCGAGCTGGCTCGTGATGCATGTCAGCGTGATCATGGTCAGCTACGCGGCCCTGTTGGTCGGCTCGCTGCTGTCACTGGCCGTGTTGTTCGTGGATCGCGGCGATGCGCTCGAACTCCGCAGCAGCTCGATTGGCAGCGGAGGTTTTCGCCGGGCTGCCCTGCAGGGACCCGATGGAGCGGCACTTGCGGTTGGCGACCTTCAACTCTCCTCGGTTGCCTTTTCACGGATTGAACAGCTCGACAGCCTCAGTTATCGAACGATCACGGTTGGCTTCTTGTTGCTCACGGTCGGCATCATCAGTGGAGCGGTGTGGGCGAACGAAGCCTGGGGAAGTTGGTGGAGCTGGGACCCGAAGGAGACCTGGGCTCTGATCTGCTGGCTTGTGTATGCCGCCTACCTTCACACCCGTCTCAGTCGTGGTTGGCAGGGCCGTCGACCTGCGCTTGTCGCAGCGGTCGGTCTTGTTGTGATCGTGGTTTGTTACATCGGCGTGAATCTCCTGGGAATCGGACTGCACAGCTATGGCTGGTTCTTCGGCAGCTGA
- the typA gene encoding translational GTPase TypA, with protein MSAPNKAIRNIAIIAHVDHGKTTLVDALLSQSGIFRDNEAVPTCVMDSNDLERERGITILSKNTAVTYNDTRINIVDTPGHADFGGEVERVLGMVDGCLLIVDANEGPMPQTRFVLKKALEQGLRPIVFVNKIDRARVDPETAVDKVLDLFIELGADDDQCDFPYLFGSGLGGFAKPDMKTESDNMRPLFDAILRHVPPPVGDPEKPLQLQITTLDYSDFLGRIIIGRVHNGVIRQGQSASLIKDDGSVKRGRISKLLGFEGLQRVEIEEASAGDLVAVAGFDDVNIGETIACPDEPKALPLIKVDEPTLQMTFVVNDSPFAGKEGKFVTSRQVRDRLQRELLTNVALRVEDTDSPDRFAVSGRGELHLGILIETMRREGYEFQVSQPQVIFRTIDGTPCEPVETLVMDVPEESVGACIEKLGTRKGEMQNMETGQDGRTQLEFIVPSRGLIGFRGEFIRATRGEGIMSHSFFEYRPMLGDFDTRRNGVLIAFEEGTATFYALKNAEDRGQFFISPGTKVYKGMIIGENNRPQDLEINICKAKQLTNMRSAGADELDTLQAPIQMTLERALEYIGPDEMLEVTPESIRLRKLPAKKMAKR; from the coding sequence ATGAGCGCCCCGAACAAGGCGATTCGCAACATCGCGATCATCGCCCACGTTGACCACGGCAAGACGACCCTGGTCGACGCCCTGCTCAGTCAGTCCGGGATTTTCCGTGACAACGAGGCGGTGCCGACCTGCGTGATGGACTCCAACGACCTGGAGCGTGAGCGCGGTATCACGATCCTGTCGAAGAACACAGCGGTCACCTACAACGACACGCGTATCAACATCGTTGACACCCCTGGTCACGCCGATTTTGGTGGTGAAGTGGAGCGTGTGCTGGGCATGGTGGATGGATGCCTGCTGATCGTGGATGCCAACGAGGGGCCCATGCCCCAGACCCGCTTCGTGCTCAAAAAGGCCCTGGAGCAGGGCCTTCGCCCGATCGTGTTCGTGAACAAAATCGATCGCGCTCGGGTTGATCCCGAAACGGCGGTCGACAAGGTGCTCGATCTGTTCATTGAGCTTGGTGCCGATGACGATCAGTGTGATTTCCCTTATTTGTTCGGCAGTGGTCTTGGCGGCTTCGCCAAGCCCGATATGAAGACCGAAAGCGACAACATGCGGCCGCTGTTCGACGCGATCCTGCGTCATGTTCCGCCGCCGGTCGGTGATCCTGAGAAGCCCCTTCAGCTTCAGATCACGACTCTTGACTACTCCGATTTCCTAGGTCGCATCATTATCGGACGCGTCCATAACGGTGTGATTCGGCAGGGTCAGAGCGCCTCTCTGATTAAGGACGACGGCAGCGTCAAGCGTGGCCGGATCAGCAAACTGCTCGGATTCGAAGGTTTGCAGCGGGTTGAGATTGAGGAGGCTTCCGCCGGAGACCTCGTTGCCGTGGCAGGTTTCGACGATGTGAACATCGGCGAGACCATCGCCTGCCCGGACGAACCGAAAGCTCTGCCTCTGATCAAGGTGGATGAACCCACCTTGCAGATGACCTTTGTGGTCAACGATTCCCCTTTCGCCGGAAAGGAAGGAAAGTTCGTCACCAGCCGTCAGGTTCGCGACCGTCTGCAGAGGGAGCTGCTCACCAACGTGGCTCTGCGGGTGGAAGACACCGACTCCCCCGACCGCTTTGCTGTGAGCGGACGCGGTGAACTCCACCTCGGCATCCTTATTGAGACCATGCGTCGCGAGGGGTATGAGTTCCAGGTGTCGCAGCCTCAGGTGATCTTCCGCACGATCGATGGCACCCCCTGTGAGCCTGTGGAAACTCTGGTGATGGATGTCCCCGAGGAATCCGTCGGGGCCTGCATCGAGAAGCTCGGAACCCGTAAAGGCGAGATGCAGAACATGGAGACCGGACAGGACGGACGCACCCAGCTGGAGTTCATCGTTCCCTCCCGTGGTCTGATCGGGTTCCGAGGTGAGTTCATTCGTGCCACCAGGGGCGAAGGGATCATGAGCCACTCCTTCTTCGAATACAGGCCGATGCTTGGTGACTTCGATACCCGCAGGAACGGCGTCCTGATTGCCTTCGAGGAGGGAACTGCCACCTTCTATGCCCTGAAGAATGCTGAAGATCGCGGTCAATTCTTCATCTCACCTGGTACGAAGGTCTACAAGGGAATGATCATCGGCGAGAACAACCGCCCCCAGGATTTGGAGATCAATATCTGCAAGGCCAAGCAGCTCACCAACATGCGCTCGGCCGGTGCTGATGAACTCGATACCCTGCAGGCGCCCATTCAGATGACCCTGGAAAGGGCCCTTGAATACATCGGACCTGACGAAATGCTGGAGGTGACTCCGGAATCGATTCGTCTTCGCAAGCTTCCAGCCAAGAAGATGGCGAAGCGTTGA
- a CDS encoding DUF309 domain-containing protein codes for MSSSPSNREQSSGDSLTIQSDPRFCEGIALFNRKEWYAAHDVLEELWHETSGPERRVLQGLIQVAVAHVHLQNGNQRGATILLGEGLGRFASPSAPDLGLDLLTLQHQVTARLKALQHGEDPDVLEAPTLYPR; via the coding sequence TTGAGTTCGTCGCCCTCCAATCGTGAGCAGAGTTCAGGGGATTCGCTGACCATTCAGTCGGATCCCCGTTTCTGTGAGGGCATCGCGCTCTTCAACAGGAAGGAGTGGTACGCAGCCCACGATGTTCTCGAAGAGCTCTGGCACGAGACATCAGGGCCTGAGCGCCGCGTTTTACAGGGCCTGATTCAGGTGGCAGTGGCCCACGTGCATCTTCAGAATGGCAATCAGCGAGGGGCGACGATCCTGCTCGGCGAGGGGCTTGGTCGGTTCGCTTCCCCTTCAGCCCCCGATCTTGGTCTCGACCTTCTGACGCTGCAGCACCAGGTGACAGCACGTTTAAAGGCGTTGCAGCACGGGGAGGACCCGGATGTTCTGGAGGCCCCAACCCTGTATCCACGCTGA
- the lptB gene encoding LPS export ABC transporter ATP-binding protein: MSLSLERVALTLGGRPLVRDLSISLDPGEVIGLLGPNGAGKTTTFNLVIGLLRPDRGQVLLDGHPIAGLAMPQRARLGIGYLPQEPSVFRQLTVRENLELVLAQSCLPRPQCRERLHQLVDDFHLGPFLDRRGYQLSGGERRRCEVARALAVGLEGPRYLLLDEPFAGVDPLAVADLQQLIQVLRDRGMGILITDHNVRETLAITDRAYILTDGSILASGPSQDVAHDPLVRRHYLGEGFQL, translated from the coding sequence ATGAGTCTCTCCCTGGAACGGGTGGCCCTCACCCTTGGTGGCAGGCCGTTGGTTCGTGACCTCTCCATCTCCCTTGATCCTGGCGAGGTGATCGGCCTGCTTGGACCGAATGGCGCTGGCAAGACCACCACCTTCAATCTGGTGATCGGACTCCTGCGTCCTGACCGTGGTCAGGTCCTTCTCGATGGTCACCCGATCGCCGGTTTGGCGATGCCTCAGCGGGCGAGACTCGGTATTGGTTATTTGCCTCAGGAACCGAGTGTTTTCCGTCAGCTCACGGTGCGGGAGAACTTGGAATTGGTTCTGGCACAAAGCTGTCTCCCCCGCCCGCAATGTCGCGAGCGCTTGCATCAGCTGGTTGATGACTTTCACCTCGGTCCTTTCCTGGACCGCCGTGGTTATCAGCTCTCGGGTGGGGAACGCCGTCGTTGTGAAGTCGCCCGTGCCCTTGCCGTCGGTCTTGAGGGACCTCGATATCTCCTGCTGGATGAACCGTTTGCCGGGGTCGATCCCTTGGCCGTGGCCGACCTTCAGCAACTCATCCAGGTGCTTCGTGATCGGGGTATGGGCATCCTGATCACCGATCACAACGTCCGCGAAACCCTTGCGATCACTGACCGTGCCTACATCCTTACGGACGGTTCCATTCTCGCTTCGGGTCCCTCCCAGGACGTGGCCCATGATCCCCTCGTGCGCCGTCATTATCTCGGGGAGGGCTTTCAGCTGTGA
- a CDS encoding M15 family metallopeptidase, with protein MARAVAPRRTSRDDIPVARRTRAGRRSGAGAGGGGGAALVLSCGLVFSGALAAVLFGPSLLARLSAPSSVVEGIVEQPSGDGRLLGHFPYPEVPVVDRVGVEAGIELHKDAAEAFRALQQAAAADGVDLRLLSGYRSHALQKGIFFDVKSARNQTASERAKVSAPPGYSEHSTGFAVDVGDGDDPGTNLSQSFESTRAFRWLQDHAASYHFTLSFPDGNAQGVSYEPWHWRFEGSSEALREFEPARRLAQGS; from the coding sequence GTGGCTCGCGCCGTTGCGCCCCGTCGCACCAGCCGGGACGACATTCCCGTCGCACGACGCACGCGCGCTGGTCGCCGCAGCGGAGCAGGTGCGGGTGGCGGTGGAGGTGCAGCCCTCGTGCTGTCCTGTGGATTGGTCTTTAGTGGTGCCTTGGCAGCGGTCCTGTTTGGACCTTCTCTGCTGGCTCGTCTTTCTGCACCGTCTTCCGTTGTCGAAGGCATCGTCGAACAGCCTTCAGGAGATGGACGCCTTCTCGGTCACTTCCCTTATCCCGAGGTGCCTGTGGTGGATCGTGTCGGTGTTGAGGCGGGCATCGAACTGCATAAAGATGCCGCCGAGGCCTTCCGGGCTCTACAGCAAGCGGCGGCTGCCGATGGTGTGGATTTGCGCTTGCTGAGCGGCTATCGCTCCCATGCGCTTCAGAAGGGGATTTTCTTCGATGTGAAATCCGCTCGTAATCAGACCGCAAGCGAGCGCGCCAAGGTCAGTGCTCCTCCGGGTTATTCGGAGCACAGCACCGGCTTCGCCGTTGATGTGGGAGATGGTGATGATCCGGGCACCAATCTCTCCCAGTCTTTTGAAAGCACTCGGGCCTTCCGCTGGCTTCAGGATCACGCCGCCAGTTATCACTTCACCCTTTCCTTTCCGGACGGTAATGCGCAGGGTGTGAGCTACGAACCCTGGCATTGGCGTTTCGAGGGCTCGTCGGAGGCGCTCCGCGAATTTGAGCCCGCCCGTCGTCTCGCGCAGGGATCTTGA
- the rpe gene encoding ribulose-phosphate 3-epimerase translates to MSTKPLVISPSILSADFARLGEEVKAVDQAGADWIHVDVMDGRFVPNITIGPLIVDALRPVTTKPLDVHLMIVEPEKYVPDFAKAGADIISVQVEACPHLHRNLAQIKDLGKKAGAVLNPSTPIDTLEYCLELCDLVLIMSVNPGFGGQSFIESQVQKIRDLRRMCDEKGLDPWIEVDGGIKGANAWKVIEAGANAIVSGSGVFNQPDYAAAIQGIRDSKRPEGVLV, encoded by the coding sequence ATGAGCACCAAGCCCCTGGTGATCTCCCCATCGATCCTTTCGGCCGATTTCGCTCGCCTCGGGGAGGAGGTGAAAGCAGTCGATCAGGCCGGCGCCGATTGGATTCATGTGGATGTGATGGATGGACGCTTCGTCCCCAACATCACGATCGGCCCCCTGATCGTTGACGCACTCCGTCCAGTGACAACAAAGCCCCTGGATGTGCACCTGATGATCGTGGAGCCGGAAAAGTACGTTCCCGATTTCGCGAAAGCCGGCGCAGACATCATTTCTGTGCAAGTGGAAGCCTGCCCGCACCTGCATCGCAACCTGGCTCAGATCAAGGATCTCGGCAAGAAAGCCGGTGCAGTGCTGAACCCCAGCACCCCAATCGACACGCTTGAGTATTGCCTTGAGCTCTGCGATCTGGTGTTGATCATGAGTGTGAACCCAGGCTTCGGCGGCCAAAGCTTCATTGAGAGCCAGGTTCAGAAGATCCGTGATCTGCGCCGCATGTGTGATGAGAAGGGTCTTGACCCCTGGATCGAGGTCGACGGCGGCATCAAAGGAGCCAATGCCTGGAAGGTGATTGAGGCGGGAGCCAACGCGATCGTGAGTGGTTCCGGCGTGTTCAACCAGCCTGATTACGCCGCAGCGATTCAGGGCATTCGCGATAGCAAGCGACCCGAAGGCGTGCTCGTCTGA
- a CDS encoding LptA/OstA family protein, with amino-acid sequence MLLIGGVKAEPQPAQVSAGPAPAVQASDGPKGLITIESDTQSADNITGVVTALGNVRIVYPARKMVATSRQAQYFSKEGRLVLSGDVDVIQEGGNTLRAERVVYLLDDERAVAEPAKGAQVFSQMVIRQPATETKKPPGVGPAQTPFTP; translated from the coding sequence ATGCTGCTCATTGGCGGTGTCAAGGCCGAACCGCAGCCAGCCCAAGTTTCGGCCGGACCTGCCCCAGCTGTTCAGGCTTCAGACGGTCCCAAAGGTTTGATCACGATTGAATCGGACACCCAGAGCGCGGACAACATCACCGGTGTGGTGACCGCCCTTGGCAATGTGCGGATCGTTTATCCAGCCCGCAAGATGGTGGCCACATCACGACAGGCTCAGTACTTCAGCAAAGAGGGTCGCCTGGTGCTCAGCGGTGATGTTGACGTGATTCAGGAGGGCGGCAACACCTTGAGGGCGGAGCGTGTGGTCTATCTGCTCGATGACGAGCGCGCCGTCGCTGAACCAGCCAAGGGAGCGCAGGTGTTTAGTCAGATGGTGATTCGTCAACCCGCTACTGAAACCAAGAAACCCCCCGGGGTAGGCCCAGCTCAAACCCCATTCACCCCATGA
- the glpX gene encoding class II fructose-bisphosphatase, with protein sequence MDRTLIQEILEVVEQAAIASARLTGLGQKDEADAAAVEAMRQRMGQIQMQGRIVIGEGERDEAPMLYIGEEVGSGTGPGVDFAVDPCEGTNLCANNQRGSMAVLAASDRGGLFNAPDFYMKKLAAPPAAKGKVDIRKSATENIKILSECLGLAVNELTIVVMDRARHKDLIAEIRATGARVQPISDGDVQAAIACGFAGTGTHCLMGIGAAPEGVISAAAMRALGGHFQGQLVYDPAVAQTKEWADLTKEGNLARLAEMGISDPDKIYEAEELASGEHVVFAGSGITDGLLFHGVKFEKDCTRTSSLVISNLDNTCRFTNTVHIKDGAQSIALS encoded by the coding sequence GTGGATCGCACTCTTATCCAGGAAATTCTCGAGGTCGTCGAGCAGGCGGCTATCGCCTCTGCACGCCTCACTGGTCTCGGCCAAAAGGACGAAGCCGATGCCGCTGCTGTCGAGGCCATGCGCCAGCGCATGGGTCAGATCCAGATGCAGGGCCGGATCGTGATCGGTGAAGGTGAGCGGGACGAAGCCCCCATGCTTTACATCGGTGAGGAAGTGGGCAGCGGCACCGGCCCAGGTGTTGACTTCGCTGTGGACCCCTGCGAAGGCACCAACCTCTGTGCCAACAACCAACGCGGCTCCATGGCCGTCCTCGCTGCTTCCGACCGCGGCGGTCTCTTCAATGCCCCCGACTTCTACATGAAGAAGCTGGCTGCTCCCCCGGCTGCCAAGGGCAAGGTGGACATCCGTAAGTCGGCCACCGAAAACATCAAGATCCTCAGCGAGTGCCTTGGCCTTGCCGTGAACGAGCTCACCATCGTTGTGATGGATCGTGCCCGTCACAAGGATCTGATCGCTGAGATCCGTGCCACCGGTGCTCGTGTGCAGCCCATCTCCGATGGTGATGTGCAGGCTGCGATCGCCTGTGGTTTTGCTGGCACCGGCACCCACTGCCTGATGGGCATTGGTGCGGCTCCCGAAGGTGTGATCTCTGCGGCAGCCATGCGCGCACTCGGCGGTCACTTCCAGGGACAGCTCGTCTACGACCCCGCGGTTGCTCAGACCAAAGAGTGGGCTGACCTCACCAAGGAAGGCAACCTGGCGCGCCTGGCTGAGATGGGCATCAGCGATCCCGACAAGATCTACGAGGCCGAGGAGCTGGCTTCCGGCGAGCACGTCGTTTTTGCAGGCAGCGGAATCACCGATGGTCTCCTCTTCCACGGCGTTAAGTTCGAGAAGGACTGCACCCGCACGAGCAGCCTGGTGATCAGCAATCTCGACAACACCTGCCGCTTCACCAACACGGTGCACATCAAGGACGGAGCCCAGAGCATCGCTCTGAGCTGA
- a CDS encoding LptF/LptG family permease encodes MIESLRSRVTSQARRIPLLDRWLLGELIGPLLFAIAAFTVVSLSVGVMFELVRKIVESGLPVLIAVRVLMLRLPSFLVISFPMATLMATLLAYSRLSANSELTALRSVGVSASRMIAPALVLALLMTGLTFVFNDVIVPRTNRSAEITLQRALGKAIATEKGDNIVYSRFGRLAGADGQSDKGLAQLFYAREFRDGTMSDVTVLDFSRVGFTQMLVAKRANWNDRESKWEFLDGQILTLNPSGSTTAADFDRYLYPLSAAPIRVAQLPKDANNMTVAEAVEAERLLLDAGDRKEARRLRVRIQEKFTLPMACLVFGLIGSSLGAKPNSRTSRSQGFGISVVLILVYYVLSFSFSSLGVKGTLPPLIAAWSPVLICLAGGGVLLRQASR; translated from the coding sequence GTGATCGAGTCCCTGCGCTCTCGCGTGACCAGTCAGGCCCGCCGCATTCCGCTCCTGGATCGCTGGCTGTTGGGGGAGCTGATTGGCCCCCTTTTGTTCGCCATCGCTGCCTTCACGGTGGTCTCCCTTTCGGTAGGGGTGATGTTCGAGCTCGTGCGCAAAATTGTCGAATCAGGCTTGCCGGTGTTGATCGCCGTACGGGTTCTGATGCTGCGGTTGCCCAGCTTTCTGGTGATCTCCTTTCCGATGGCCACCTTGATGGCCACGCTGCTCGCCTATAGCCGTCTATCGGCGAATAGTGAGCTCACGGCCCTGCGCAGTGTTGGTGTCAGTGCCAGTCGCATGATCGCGCCTGCGCTGGTGCTGGCGTTGCTGATGACCGGACTCACCTTCGTGTTCAACGATGTGATCGTTCCTCGGACCAACCGCTCGGCAGAAATCACTCTGCAGCGAGCTCTTGGTAAGGCGATCGCTACAGAAAAGGGAGACAACATTGTGTACTCCCGTTTCGGCCGCCTCGCTGGTGCCGATGGGCAGTCCGACAAGGGCTTGGCTCAGCTGTTCTATGCCCGTGAGTTCCGTGACGGCACGATGAGCGACGTCACGGTGCTTGATTTTTCTCGGGTTGGTTTCACTCAGATGCTTGTGGCCAAACGTGCCAACTGGAACGATCGCGAGAGCAAATGGGAATTTCTGGATGGCCAGATCCTGACCCTCAACCCATCGGGTAGCACCACGGCCGCCGACTTTGATCGGTATCTCTATCCACTCAGTGCGGCACCGATTCGGGTCGCCCAGTTGCCGAAGGACGCCAACAACATGACCGTCGCCGAGGCCGTTGAGGCGGAACGCTTGCTTCTGGACGCGGGCGATCGCAAGGAGGCGCGGCGCCTGCGGGTGCGAATTCAGGAGAAATTCACCTTGCCGATGGCCTGTCTTGTCTTCGGCCTGATTGGCAGCAGCCTCGGAGCCAAGCCGAACAGCCGCACCAGTCGCAGTCAGGGGTTTGGCATCAGCGTTGTGCTCATCCTTGTGTATTACGTGCTCAGTTTCAGTTTCAGTTCTCTCGGTGTGAAGGGCACATTGCCGCCACTCATCGCCGCCTGGTCACCCGTTTTGATTTGTCTGGCCGGAGGCGGAGTGTTGCTGCGTCAGGCCAGTCGTTGA
- a CDS encoding U32 family peptidase — protein sequence MRASLLPELLAPAGDWSSLKAAVAQGADAVYFGVEAFNARLRAENFRLADLPEIMEWLHARGVKGFLTFNVLVFSDELEAAASLLLAAHRAGVDALIVQDLGLCLLAQQLVPSMALHASTQMSITSAAGVAQAAAAGCQRVVLARELALKDLRRLQNQLQDRDLSMPLEVFVHGALCVAYSGQCLTSESLGQRSANRGECAQACRLPYELIVDGEARDLGDQRYLLSPQDLSAWTLLPELVDLGIASFKIEGRLKDPTYVASVTQAYRQQLDGLEPDPIAVQRQLELGFSRGLSSGWLAGVNHRRLVHGRWSKKRGPVVGQLERVEAQGWLVVRTDEPLTCGQGLVMEVQAGAGEALRPPLEVGGRIMRVEPCGAAFLRLRLGPGRLDLRGLLPGAPIWLTGDPQWQSYWLRQVGRETPIQERALRLRVTGTDGHPLTLELLEPVPSSGARLSVRSSMPLQAARDQGLDRQRLERQIGRLGGSGWRLDHLEIDLPDALFLPLAELNRLRRELLDQLDMGLASCNAPSFTNSSPASPESDQRVIAQALEHCLPRHSTDSVSTDSRSRPPSLHVLVRSLEQLRALASESDGLPLAGVVADLEAPADLKTAVSIGRGLWPDGLRLAGPRITRPDERWSLEPLIRANPEGYLVRNADQLETLTPLAPCIGDFSLNTANPLTHRWYSDQWGLQRLTASYDLNLDQLLDLITGVDPGALEVTLHQHMPLFHMEHCLFCAFLSEGHDHTDCGRPCEHHVVHLRDRSGVEHPLQADLGCRNTLFNGRAQSGVEALPDLLAAGVRHLRLELLDEDGPSTLRRVRLYAQALTGEIPSQAVWRRERIDHRLGVTRGSLRAERPERTSQLGS from the coding sequence TTGAGAGCTTCGCTGCTCCCTGAGCTGCTGGCCCCCGCCGGTGATTGGTCGTCTCTGAAGGCTGCCGTGGCCCAGGGTGCTGATGCGGTCTATTTCGGCGTGGAGGCCTTCAACGCCCGGCTCCGTGCTGAGAACTTCCGACTTGCGGACCTGCCAGAGATCATGGAGTGGTTGCACGCCAGAGGTGTCAAGGGCTTCCTCACCTTCAACGTGCTGGTGTTCAGCGATGAGTTGGAGGCAGCCGCGTCCCTTCTGTTGGCTGCGCACCGGGCCGGTGTCGATGCCTTGATCGTTCAGGACCTGGGGCTTTGTTTGTTAGCCCAGCAGCTTGTGCCTTCCATGGCGCTGCATGCGTCGACTCAGATGTCGATCACCAGTGCAGCGGGGGTGGCCCAGGCGGCAGCAGCTGGTTGCCAACGGGTGGTGTTGGCCCGTGAACTAGCGCTCAAGGACCTTCGCCGACTTCAGAACCAGCTGCAGGATCGCGATCTGTCCATGCCCCTGGAGGTGTTCGTCCACGGTGCCCTGTGTGTGGCTTACTCGGGACAGTGCCTCACCAGTGAATCCCTTGGGCAGCGGAGTGCCAATCGGGGCGAGTGCGCTCAGGCCTGCCGTCTTCCTTATGAGCTGATTGTCGATGGTGAGGCCCGTGACCTCGGGGATCAGCGCTACCTCCTGTCCCCGCAGGATTTATCGGCCTGGACCCTGCTTCCGGAGCTCGTGGATCTGGGGATCGCCAGTTTCAAAATTGAAGGCCGCCTTAAAGACCCCACCTACGTGGCCTCGGTGACCCAGGCCTATCGCCAGCAGCTGGATGGTCTGGAGCCTGACCCCATCGCCGTTCAGCGCCAGCTTGAGCTCGGCTTCTCTCGTGGTCTATCCAGTGGTTGGTTGGCAGGGGTCAATCACCGTCGTTTGGTGCACGGCCGCTGGAGCAAGAAACGTGGCCCCGTGGTGGGTCAGCTTGAGCGCGTGGAAGCGCAGGGCTGGCTTGTGGTCCGGACGGACGAACCCTTGACATGCGGTCAGGGGCTGGTCATGGAAGTGCAAGCTGGTGCTGGTGAAGCATTGCGGCCGCCTCTTGAGGTGGGTGGCCGGATTATGCGCGTGGAGCCCTGTGGCGCGGCTTTCTTGCGGTTGCGTCTCGGTCCGGGGCGTCTCGATTTGCGCGGACTTCTCCCGGGTGCGCCGATCTGGCTTACGGGAGATCCCCAATGGCAGAGCTACTGGCTGCGGCAGGTTGGCAGGGAGACGCCCATTCAAGAGCGGGCTCTCAGGCTCCGCGTCACCGGAACGGATGGCCATCCGTTGACGCTGGAGTTGCTCGAGCCTGTTCCATCCTCTGGGGCTCGCCTCAGCGTGCGCAGCAGCATGCCCCTCCAAGCGGCTAGAGATCAGGGCCTGGATCGCCAGCGGCTTGAACGTCAGATCGGCCGGCTGGGAGGAAGTGGTTGGCGCTTGGATCACCTGGAGATCGATCTGCCTGACGCACTGTTTCTTCCCCTCGCAGAGCTCAACCGCTTGCGTCGGGAGCTGTTGGATCAGTTGGATATGGGTCTTGCTTCCTGCAATGCCCCTTCGTTCACAAACTCTTCGCCAGCGAGTCCAGAGTCCGATCAGCGCGTCATCGCCCAGGCGCTGGAGCATTGTCTGCCGCGCCACAGCACCGATTCTGTTTCGACTGACTCGAGGAGTCGGCCCCCGTCTCTGCATGTGCTGGTGCGCAGTCTTGAGCAGTTGCGCGCGCTCGCTTCTGAATCTGATGGACTCCCGCTGGCCGGAGTGGTCGCCGATCTCGAAGCACCGGCCGATCTGAAAACGGCGGTTTCCATCGGGCGTGGTCTTTGGCCTGACGGTTTGCGTCTCGCCGGGCCACGGATCACTCGACCGGATGAACGTTGGAGCCTTGAGCCACTGATCCGTGCCAATCCGGAGGGCTATCTGGTGCGCAATGCCGATCAGCTGGAGACCCTCACTCCCCTCGCTCCCTGCATCGGCGATTTTTCCTTGAACACGGCGAATCCACTCACCCATCGCTGGTACAGCGATCAGTGGGGGCTCCAGCGCCTGACCGCGAGCTATGACCTCAATCTTGATCAGTTGTTGGATCTCATCACCGGGGTGGACCCAGGCGCGCTTGAGGTGACCCTCCATCAGCACATGCCGCTGTTTCATATGGAGCACTGCCTCTTCTGCGCCTTCCTCTCTGAAGGGCACGATCACACCGATTGCGGAAGGCCTTGCGAACACCACGTGGTGCATCTGCGTGACCGCAGCGGTGTTGAGCATCCGCTCCAGGCCGATCTCGGCTGCCGCAACACCTTGTTCAACGGTCGGGCCCAAAGTGGGGTGGAAGCCCTTCCTGATCTGCTCGCCGCTGGTGTGCGTCACCTCCGCCTGGAGCTTTTGGATGAAGACGGGCCGTCGACGCTCCGTCGTGTTCGGCTCTACGCCCAGGCCCTGACTGGTGAGATTCCCTCCCAGGCTGTCTGGCGACGTGAGCGCATCGACCACCGGCTTGGGGTGACCCGGGGCAGTCTGCGGGCGGAGCGGCCGGAGCGCACCAGTCAGCTTGGATCCTGA